One Cucumis melo cultivar AY chromosome 8, USDA_Cmelo_AY_1.0, whole genome shotgun sequence genomic window, gaatatttccacctgccttttttagcgttatggtgcaccttgccgttcacttaccatatgaaacgaaGATTACTGGTCTGGTttcttatagttggatgtatccgaTTGAATCGTCTACGAACGTTAAAGCagtatgttagaaacaaagcacgtcctgaggggtcaattgcagaaggctatgtcatgaatgaatctagtaccttttgttcacgttacctacgtggtatagagattcgattcacaagagatgagcgaaatgatgataTCATTGTAGAGAACGAGGTAATTGgtgactttgaaattttcaagcagaaagtacgacccTTAGGTGCATCAAGTGTCCGTGCTATATCAGAGGAAGAGAAACgactcttccattggtacatactGAATAATGCTGACGAAATATcagagtatcgcaagtaagcatattcatcatctttgtaatttttaaatatttgttatatattgttcttacagaaattaaactcatctctattaggaaacatttgaggctcCAACGTCGACATGCTCAAAATTCTATGGATTTGTATAAAATACATGAACGAGCATTCCCTGAATGGTTTCCAGCACAGGTGTTAGAACTGCGTCAGTCTGCAAACCTATctgatgatttcttctcactagcGATAGGACCATCCTTTGACGTTCGTTGTTACAATTGATGCATCGTAGGTGGTGTAAGATTTCACACTATTGAACTTGATTCTCGACGTACTACTCAAAATAGTGGAATaatggtcattggtgaaagcgatgcaagtggaactagagacaataatttctacggtgttctggacgaagtgttacacgtacaatatccgttgggaagaaatgtatgactatttaagtgtcggtggtatgacacggacgtaaacaaaagtcaaagaacgaCACACATTGAAGtagggtacaaatctctcaacacatcccgtttttggtacgcggaggaacctgtaattcttgcaactcaagcacatcaagttttttatgtagatgatccaaaaaatggtagcaattggaaagttgtgcaagtcatccaaaataagcgtattttggacgtgccagaagtggaggatgttcagaatgaccatattaatatactagaagttgttgtaagccaccaagtggatgaccacatcgaggatgacactctatgcagaaatgacgttgatcccacaatcgttgaaagatcggttgtgcgtcatgtcactgacgacttcatcgacgatgtggatgaacacttgtcacatgcaagcgatgaggaattatagtgacaaattaaaccacgtatgcacatatttatatctagtttatatattttgattctagctatgtgttcgttttggttattgaatgtttgttttttatatgttcatagtcattatgtcatatcgacgatcaaattttatggagacggacgatatgttcctccagtttgaggaggatttagataacattgcgggagggtcgtcatctatgggcgacaatacgggtgagtctaagaattttcttcatttttaacttacaaatatttcatgtaggggtttctaactttatatgttattgtctatttattgagcagggtcttcttctcaacaaacgacttcggctcctaggagacgtgcgcagtctcgactcttggagttagagcgccacgttgcaataaatgggcgcattctgatgacgatcgcccctggagcggagaagcctatttctccacacgcccTTCGCTTCAGCCAGACGATAGgtgtgtgcgtgcgaaagacatttcccgtccgctgtcttaagtgggtggacgttgggagagaatacattgaggtcgtcaagggcaacctccaggtaattaaatgcactacacatttatatatgatttcatttgaaacatatctaactttaaccaatctaatgtgttatgtttgtaatgtgcagcgattgtttgtgcttgatttcaatgatcaagcaatgaacaggtttgttgagcatcagatgctcacgacctttaaagagttccgggttgactgtcatagacatttcaaaaagtacagcgacccggaggagactcgtgccaacccaccaaacgcattggttggacgtgatgaggattggcacttcctctgcgaccattatatcagccgtgcattccaggtatttgtcatgattaattatgatatcaagttttaatatgtataagaaataaacaatataattgttttaatgcaagagcaatcacggacaaacaaggctgctagacagaagcagccttacaatcatagtagcgggtccaagtcgtttctacaacgacagtatgagctcgctgaaagaagagggcagccggtcgatcgtgtggaattgttccgggaaacacacattcgagctgggacattcgtgtcgcaggccgccgaggatgcgcatgtaagttatacccttattaattatccacttttattatatatttttgcgcgttacctaacataatttttaaatttgttgcagaatcaaatgctggaacaccaatcccagcctaccccagagggtagtcagccactctctgaggatgagatatgcgatcaggtgttgggtagacgaccaggctactcaaaaggccttggttggggacccaagccgaaggccagcagaacggcaagtgcaagcagttcgtcgacatcttgttcgcagtccacacaaaaagagatttaattacaagctaaacttcatgaagctttggaacggattgaagtacaagatagaaatcaccaagcattagcttcacaagtggaagctatgaaaaagatgattgaa contains:
- the LOC127150444 gene encoding uncharacterized protein LOC127150444 isoform X1; its protein translation is MQEQSRTNKAARQKQPYNHSSGSKSFLQRQYELAERRGQPVDRVELFRETHIRAGTFVSQAAEDAHNQMLEHQSQPTPEGSQPLSEDEICDQVLGRRPGYSKGLGWGPKPKASRTASASSSSTSCSQSTQKEI
- the LOC127150444 gene encoding uncharacterized protein LOC127150444 isoform X2 translates to MQEQSRTNKAARQKQPYNHSSGSKSFLQRQYELAERRGQPVDRVELFRETHIRAGTFVSQAAEDAHPTPEGSQPLSEDEICDQVLGRRPGYSKGLGWGPKPKASRTASASSSSTSCSQSTQKEI